In Streptomyces chartreusis NRRL 3882, the following are encoded in one genomic region:
- a CDS encoding Rieske (2Fe-2S) protein, with amino-acid sequence MQYVVGTVTEFEERRAKIVQIGNRTVGVFRINDEYYALRNYCPHQGAPLCAGKVLPNLSAQDGRRVDVDEETWFVACPWHGWEYDIRTGQSYFGADHPPARGYHVSVTAEPAGSPAPGRSPGPFVADSYEVRVQDRYVVVDTSRRPDRPPR; translated from the coding sequence ATGCAGTACGTCGTGGGCACGGTCACCGAATTCGAGGAACGCCGCGCCAAGATCGTCCAGATCGGGAACAGAACGGTCGGCGTGTTCCGCATCAACGATGAGTACTACGCGCTGCGCAACTACTGTCCGCACCAGGGCGCTCCCCTCTGCGCGGGCAAGGTACTGCCCAACCTGTCGGCCCAGGACGGCCGCCGGGTCGACGTCGACGAGGAGACGTGGTTCGTCGCGTGCCCCTGGCACGGCTGGGAGTACGACATCCGGACGGGACAGTCCTACTTCGGGGCGGACCATCCCCCGGCCCGCGGCTACCACGTCAGCGTCACGGCGGAGCCGGCCGGCTCCCCGGCCCCGGGCCGGTCCCCGGGACCGTTCGTCGCGGATTCCTACGAGGTGCGCGTCCAGGACCGGTACGTCGTGGTCGACACCTCCCGCCGGCCGGACCGGCCGCCACGGTGA